The sequence below is a genomic window from Pseudomonas cannabina.
CGACCGGCCAGGGAAGATCCCCCGATCTTCCTGGGTTTGCCGCTTGAGGAGTTTGTGATCATGTCCGGTTCTGCCACTGCCCATCCGCCCGCGCCAGCCAATGTAGAGGCCTCGTCCCCTTATCTGCTGGAAATCAGCCATATCAGCAAAGGTTTTCCGGGGGTCGTTGCGCTTGACGACGTCCAGCTCCGGGTCCGTCCGGGCAGCGTGCTGGCGCTGATGGGCGAGAACGGAGCGGGGAAATCGACGCTGATGAAAATCATCGCCGGCATCTACCAGCCCGACGCAGGTGAAATCCGTTTGCGCGGCAAGCCGGTGCGCTTCGAAACGCCCCTTTCAGCGTTGCAGGCCGGAATCGCCATGATTCATCAGGAGCTCAACCTGATGCCGTTCATGAGTATCGCCGAGAACATCTGGATCGGCCGCGAGCAGCTCAACGGCTTGCACATGGTCGATCATCGGGAAATGCACCGTTGTACCGCCGAGTTGCTGGAGCGCTTGCGCATCCGGCTGGATCCCGAAGAGCTGGTCGGCAACCTGAGCATCGCCGAACGGCAGATGGTCGAGATCGCCAAGGCGGTTTCCTATGACTCTGACGTGCTGATCATGGACGAACCCACCTCGGCAATCACTGAAACCGAAGTTGCTCATCTGTTTTCGATCATTGGCGACCTGCGCGCACAGGGCAAAGGCATCATTTACATCACCCACAAGATGAACGAAGTCTTCGAGATCGCCGATGAAGTGGCGGTGTTTCGCGACGGCACCTATATCGGCTTGCAGAGCGCCGACAGCATGGACGGCGACAGCCTTATTTCCATGATGGTCGGCCGCGAGTTGACCCAGTTGTTTCCGCAACGTGACAAGCCGGCGGGGGACCTGCTGCTGTCAGTCCGTGACCTGAGCCTGAACGGCATTTTCAAGGACGTGTCCTTCGACCTGCGTGCCGGAGAGATCCTGGGCATTGCCGGGCTGATGGGCTCGGGGCGCACCAATGTCGCCGAGACACTGTTCGGCATCACGCCCAGTGACGGTGGCGAGATTCACTTCGATGGCAAGGCCGTACGCATCGGCGATCCTCATCAGGCCATCGAGCTGGGTTTTGCATTGCTGACCGAAGACCGCAAGTTGACCGGGCTGTTTCCGTGTCTGTCAGTGATGGAAAACATGGAGATGGCCGTGCTGGCGAATTACGCCGGCAACGGCTTCGTGCAACAAAAGGCCTTGCGCGCCTTGTGCGAGGACATGTGCAAAAAACTCAGGGTCAAGACGCCGTCGCTGGAACAGTGCATTGATACGTTGTCGGGTGGTAATCAGCAAAAGGCACTGCTCGCACGCTGGCTGATGACCAATCCCCGCGTACTGATTCTCGACGAGCCCACGCGCGGTATCGATGTGGGCGCCAAGGTGGAAATCTACCGGCTCATCTCCATGCTGGCCAGCGAAGGCATGGCGGTGATCATGATCTCTTCCGAACTGCCGGAAGTGCTCGGTATGAGCGACCGGGTCATGGTCATGCACGAAGGCGAAATGATGGGCATCCTCGACCGAATTGAGGCGACCCAGGAAAAAGTCATGCACCTGGCCTCCGGTCATCGGGTTCATTGAGTATGCAGCACACGGTTCGGTAAATGGACTCGTAAAAAAAGAACAAGAGGGTTACGAACATGAGCAATGCGATTCTGCAAAACAAGCCGGCCCTGGCGCCGACCGGGAAAAAAAGACGACTGCCGACCGAGCTGAGTATTTTTCTGGTGCTGATCGGCATAGGCCTGATCTTTGAACTGTTCGGCTGGATCGTCCGCGATCAGAGCTTTCTGCTCAACTCCCAGCGCCTGGTCCTGATGATTCTTCAGGTGTCGATCATCGGCCTGCTGGCTATTGGCGTCACGCAGGTGATTATCACCACGGGCATCGACCTGTCGTCCGGTTCGGTGCTGGCGTTGTCGGCGATGATTGCCGCGAGTCTGGCGCAGACGTCGGACTTTTCCCGTGCGGTGTTTCCTTCGTTGACCGACCTGCCCGTGTGGATTCCGATCGTGGTCGGGCTTGGGGTCGGGTTGCTGGCCGGCGCGATCAACGGCAGCATCATCGCGATTACCGGCATTCCACCCTTCATCGCCACGCTGGGCATGATGGTCTCTGCACGCGGCCTGGCACGCTTCTACACCGAAGGCCAGCCGGTCAGCATGCTTTCTGATTCCTACACGGCTATCGGCCAGGGCGCGATGCCGGTGATCATCTTTCTGGTGGTGGCGGTCGTCTTCCACATCGCCCTGCGCTACACCAAGTACGGCAAATATACCTATGCCATCGGCGGCAACATGCAGGCGGCGCGCACCTCGGGCATCAACGTCAAACGTCATCTGGTAATTGTCTACAGCATTGCCGGGCTGCTGGCCGGGCTGACGGGTGTGGTGGCGTCGGCACGCGCCGCAACCGGTCAGGCCGGAATGGGCATGTCCTATGAACTGGACGCCATCGCGGCGGCCGTCATTGGCGGCACCAGCCTCGCCGGTGGCGTAGGGCGAATCACCGGTACCGTGATCGGTGCGTTGATCCTCGGCGTCATGGCCAGCGGCTTTACCTTTGTCGGCGTGGATGCCTACGTTCAGGACATCATCAAGGGGCTGATCATTGTAGTTGCAGTAGTCATCGATCAATATCGCAACAAGCGCAAGACCAAGCGCTGACTGGATTCCAGTGACACAAAGGGCCTTATACACAGACTGTGTGAAAACACACTGATGAAGGCCCAAGCAAACGCCCCGACTTGTTCGGGGCGTTTTTTTTGTATTGGCAGCAGACGAAAAAAATGTCCGCTCAGCCCATCAAAGCCATCAGATGGCGCACACCGAGCACTTTAATCGCTCGTTTCAGGTTATAGGCATTCACCGCCAAGGCCATTTCAGCTTTTGTACCCTCCAGTTGTCGCAGCAAGAAACGGCCATTACCAAATAGCCATTGCTTGAGGTTGCCGAAGGGGTGCTCAACGATGGATCTTCGGTTGGCCATCATCTCAGGATGCGCCTGCATTCTTTGCTCCATCCGCTCGAAAGCCTCTTCATGGGCATGTCGTGAGACATAACGGCGCCGGGCTCGAGTGCATTGCGTTTTCAGCGCGCAGTTGGCGCAGTCATCGACCTCAGCCTGATAGATCCGATCACCTTTGTTGTGCTGTTTTAGCGTTAACCATTTGCCTGCCGGACACTGGAAACGATCGTGTCCGGTCTCATAGATAAAGTCTTTTCGCTCAAAGAGCTGCTCTTCCTGACTGCCAGGGTTTTTCGAACGATTGGGCGGTACATAGGCCGTAATCGAAGCATCCTCGCAGGCCTGAAACTGCTTGCCATTGGAGTAGCCGGCATCGGCAGTGACCGTCAGATCATCTTGCTGTAACTCTGCTTTGGCGGCCTTGGCCATCGGCTCCAGTTGCTTTCGGTCATCGCCATCTTGGGTGACCTCATGATGCAAAATCAGGCAATGCTCGGCGTCCACGACGGTTTGCACGTTGTAGGCCACACGTGGCCCTTTGGCCGTGCGCATCATTCGGGCATCGCTTTCATGGGTGTTGAACTGCTCGATGCCCATCGAACGCATCAGTGCCTGGCAACTCTGATTATCCTGTTGTCGAGCCTCAAGCTGTGCCAGGGCTACCTTGATTGCGCTGCGATCAATTGAATCTGTGGTTTCAGCCTTGTCGGCCTCATCCAGCTCGGCCAGATACTGAGCGATGCGCTTATCCAGTTTTTCTTCCTGGCGCTTGAGCTGCTTCAAATTCACATGACGCCGTGAGGATGCGACCGCCTGAAACTTGCTGCCGTCGATGGCCACCAACTCACCGGCGATCAAGCCTGCCGTGCGACAAAACCGAACGAAAGCACGGCAGGTCGCGATGAAGGCGGGTTTATTGTTCTTGCGAAAATCGGCGATGGTCTTGAAGTCGGGCTTGAGCCGGTTGATCAGCCACATCACTTCGATGTTGCGCTGACACTCGGCTTCAAGACGTCGCGATGAGCGAATCCGCTGAAAATAGCCGTAGAGGTAGAGTTTTAGCTGATCGGCGGGATCATAAGCAGGGCGCCCCGTGCTTTTTGGAATCGCTTTATCGAAGCCCAGTTGCACCAGATCGAGCCTGGCAACGTACAGGTCAATGACACGAACGAGGTGATCCTCGGGGATCAACTCTTCCAGCGAGACCGGGAATAGGCTGGTCTGGCTGCGGGACTCACCTTGGATGTAGGCCATAACGAAAAATGCTCTGTATCTTTCGATACGGAGCATTTTCTTTGAGCGCTGCGCAGATTGCTAGGTTTTCACACAGTCTGTATACAGGCCCTTTTGTGCGTTACATATTGGAGGAACCGATGGGTGGTCTATGGGTCAGACTCTCATCACACCG
It includes:
- a CDS encoding IS1182-like element ISPsy6 family transposase produces the protein MAYIQGESRSQTSLFPVSLEELIPEDHLVRVIDLYVARLDLVQLGFDKAIPKSTGRPAYDPADQLKLYLYGYFQRIRSSRRLEAECQRNIEVMWLINRLKPDFKTIADFRKNNKPAFIATCRAFVRFCRTAGLIAGELVAIDGSKFQAVASSRRHVNLKQLKRQEEKLDKRIAQYLAELDEADKAETTDSIDRSAIKVALAQLEARQQDNQSCQALMRSMGIEQFNTHESDARMMRTAKGPRVAYNVQTVVDAEHCLILHHEVTQDGDDRKQLEPMAKAAKAELQQDDLTVTADAGYSNGKQFQACEDASITAYVPPNRSKNPGSQEEQLFERKDFIYETGHDRFQCPAGKWLTLKQHNKGDRIYQAEVDDCANCALKTQCTRARRRYVSRHAHEEAFERMEQRMQAHPEMMANRRSIVEHPFGNLKQWLFGNGRFLLRQLEGTKAEMALAVNAYNLKRAIKVLGVRHLMALMG
- a CDS encoding ABC transporter permease — translated: MSNAILQNKPALAPTGKKRRLPTELSIFLVLIGIGLIFELFGWIVRDQSFLLNSQRLVLMILQVSIIGLLAIGVTQVIITTGIDLSSGSVLALSAMIAASLAQTSDFSRAVFPSLTDLPVWIPIVVGLGVGLLAGAINGSIIAITGIPPFIATLGMMVSARGLARFYTEGQPVSMLSDSYTAIGQGAMPVIIFLVVAVVFHIALRYTKYGKYTYAIGGNMQAARTSGINVKRHLVIVYSIAGLLAGLTGVVASARAATGQAGMGMSYELDAIAAAVIGGTSLAGGVGRITGTVIGALILGVMASGFTFVGVDAYVQDIIKGLIIVVAVVIDQYRNKRKTKR
- a CDS encoding sugar ABC transporter ATP-binding protein, yielding MSGSATAHPPAPANVEASSPYLLEISHISKGFPGVVALDDVQLRVRPGSVLALMGENGAGKSTLMKIIAGIYQPDAGEIRLRGKPVRFETPLSALQAGIAMIHQELNLMPFMSIAENIWIGREQLNGLHMVDHREMHRCTAELLERLRIRLDPEELVGNLSIAERQMVEIAKAVSYDSDVLIMDEPTSAITETEVAHLFSIIGDLRAQGKGIIYITHKMNEVFEIADEVAVFRDGTYIGLQSADSMDGDSLISMMVGRELTQLFPQRDKPAGDLLLSVRDLSLNGIFKDVSFDLRAGEILGIAGLMGSGRTNVAETLFGITPSDGGEIHFDGKAVRIGDPHQAIELGFALLTEDRKLTGLFPCLSVMENMEMAVLANYAGNGFVQQKALRALCEDMCKKLRVKTPSLEQCIDTLSGGNQQKALLARWLMTNPRVLILDEPTRGIDVGAKVEIYRLISMLASEGMAVIMISSELPEVLGMSDRVMVMHEGEMMGILDRIEATQEKVMHLASGHRVH